The region TCGAGAAGATGAATCAGGTTAAGATTGAAGGTTATGTCATTGAGGCTCAGGCTGGTGCCATTCTTACAGAAGTTACCAAGCTTGCCCTTGATCATTCCTTGACTGGTTTTGAGTTTGCCTGTGGTATTCCAGGAAGTATTGGCGGTGCGGTCTTTATGAATGCAGGTGCTTACGGGGGTGAGATTTCAAACATCCTAGCTTCATGTAAGGTCATGACAAAAGATGGTCAAATTATAACCATTGCAGGGGAAGATATGAACTTTGCCTACCGTCATACTATCTTACAGGATAAGGATTACATCTGCCTGTCAGCCAAATTTAGCCTGACTGCTGGAGATCATGAGATTATTAGAGAAGAGATGCTTAGGTTGAATGGTTTACGTGAGGCCAAGCAGCCCCTTGAATATCCAAGTTGTGGCTCAGTCTTCAAGAGGCCACCTGGCTATTTTGCGGGTCAGCTGATTCAGGAAGCAGGG is a window of Streptococcaceae bacterium ESL0729 DNA encoding:
- the murB gene encoding UDP-N-acetylmuramate dehydrogenase; translated protein: MIEKSKVVENLAGIDIRIDENLSKYTFTKVGGPADFLVFPKDEVELQRILEFSGEYELPFLVLGNASNLIVRDGGIRGFVILLEKMNQVKIEGYVIEAQAGAILTEVTKLALDHSLTGFEFACGIPGSIGGAVFMNAGAYGGEISNILASCKVMTKDGQIITIAGEDMNFAYRHTILQDKDYICLSAKFSLTAGDHEIIREEMLRLNGLREAKQPLEYPSCGSVFKRPPGYFAGQLIQEAGVQGHRIGGIEVSRKHAGFMVNVASGTARDYEELIKYVQEKVYETSGVRLETEVRILGQKEIGQ